The following proteins are encoded in a genomic region of Oryza brachyantha chromosome 11, ObraRS2, whole genome shotgun sequence:
- the LOC102707160 gene encoding transcription factor MYB60-like → MGRPPCCDKEGIKKGPWTPEEDIILVSYIQEHGPGNWRSVPINTGLMRCSKSCRLRWTNYLRPGIKRGNFTAHEEGIIVHLQSLLGNRWAAIASYLPQRTDNDIKNYWNTHLKKKLAAASSTSSSRHPIFADATFPSAAGSSSSEVTYQMQAIAARRSPFADCPSSSYASSMDNISKLLDGFMKTAPPSPPPPPLQHYDSGCYDVKPSVVDVGNPLLSFDCMSGTDDLDCFDVHQQASFMDQYGGYGGYVDESKQQVSQAPPPLSSIEKWLFDEAAAEQVADLMDLSDGCCSVPMMF, encoded by the exons ATGGGGCGGCCGCCGTGCTGCGACAAGGAGGGGATCAAGAAGGGGCCATGGACGCCGGAGGAGGACATCATCCTCGTCTCCTACATCCAGGAGCACGGCCCCGGCAACTGGAGATCCGTGCCCATCAACACCG ggCTGATGCGGTGCAGCAAGAGCTGCCGGCTCCGGTGGACCAACTACCTGCGGCCGGGGATAAAGCGCGGCAACTTCACGGCGCACGAGGAGGGGATCATCGTCCACCTCCAGTCGCTGCTCGGCAACCGCTGggccgccatcgcctcctACCTCCCGCAGCGCACCGACAACGACATCAAGAACTACTGGAACACCCACCTCAAGAagaagctcgccgccgccagctccacctcctccagccGCCACCCAATCTTCGCCGACGCCAccttcccctccgccgccggcagcagcagctccgaGGTGACCTACCAGATGCAGGCCATCGCCGCCAGGCGCTCCCCCTTCGCCGACtgcccttcctcctcctaCGCCTCCAGCATGGACAACATCTCCAAGCTGCTCGACGGCTTCATGAAGACCGCccccccgtcgccgccgccgccgccgttgcagCACTACGACTCCGGCTGCTACGACGTCAAGCCCTCCGTCGTCGATGTCGGCAACCCGTTGCTGTCCTTCGACTGCATGTCCGGCACCGACGACCTCGACTGCTTCGACGTTCACCAGCAGGCGTCGTTCATGGATCAGTACGGCGGCTATGGCGGGTACGTCGACGAGAGCAAGCAGCAGGTGAgccaggcgccgccgccgctgtcttCGATCGAGAAGTGGCTGttcgacgaggcggcggcggagcaggtcGCCGACCTCATGGACCTCTCCGATGGTTGCTGCTCCGTCCCAAtgatgttttaa
- the LOC107305292 gene encoding bifunctional aspartokinase/homoserine dehydrogenase-like — translation MAPPVRSVLPVVFLGCGGVGRHLLRHIVSCRPLHANQGVAIQVVGVADSSSLLVADDLHSNGLDDALLTDLCASPQARPYLPCSLEVVSGQCQIFNNPEARTKVIDTASVLGKTTGLVLVDCSATYDTVGVLKDAVDCGCCVVLANKKPLTCTYEDFEKLVSNFRRIRFESTVGAGLPVIASVSRIISSGDPISRIVGSLSGTLGYVMSELEDGKRFSEQYVRMCGYI, via the exons ATGGCACCGCCGGTGAGGTCGGTCCTCCCCGTCGTGTTcctcggctgcggcggcgtcggccgccacctcctccgccacaTCGTCTCCTGCCGGCCGCTCCACGCCAACCAG GGCGTCGCCATCCAGGTGGTCGGCGTCGCCGACAGCTCCTCTCTGCTCGTTGCCGACGACCTCCACTCCAACGGCCTCGATGACGCGCTCCTCACTGATCTCTGCGCCAGTCCGCAGGCTCGCCCCTATCTTCCCTGCTCGCTCGAGGTAG TTTCAGGGCAATGCCAGATATTCAACAACCCTGAGGCCAGGACAAAAGTCATTGATACTGCTAGCGTTCTTGGAAAAACAACTG GTCTTGTACTAGTTGATTGTTCTGCAACCTATGATACTGTTGGCGTGCTAAAGGATGCTGTCGATTGTGGATGCTGTGTTGTATTGGCAAACAAGAAACCTCTTACTTGTACATAT GAGGATTTTGAAAAGTTGGTCTCCAACTTCCGTCGGATAAGATTTGAATCTACT GTTGGAGCTGGTTTGCCTGTAATAGCTTCTGTAAGCCGTATTATTTCCTCTGGAGATCCAATCTCTCGTATAGTCGGCAGTCTGAGTG GTACACTTGGTTATGTGATGAGTGAGCTGGAGGATGGAAAGAGATTTAGTGAGCAATATGTACGTATGTGtggatatatataa
- the LOC102707438 gene encoding protein DETOXIFICATION 21-like produces the protein MYLQAQSKNMIVTYLAFLNLGLHLFLSWLLTIKFHLGLTGVMGSMVIAYWIPVFGQLAFVFFRGCPLTWTRFSYAAFTGLSDIVKLSLSSGVMLCLELWYNTILVLLTGYMKNAEVALDALSICLNINGWEMMISLGFLAATGVRVANELGAGSARRAKFAIFNVVTISFCIGLVLFVLFLFFRGSLAYIFTESRAVADAVADLSPLLAFSILLNSVQPVLSGVAIGSGWQSVVAYVNVTSYYLIGIPLGMILGYVIGFQVKGIWIGMLLGTLVQTLVLLFITLRTNWQKQVQIARERVNRWYMEENGRSQNSRGNP, from the exons ATGTACCTACAAGCACAAAGCAAGAACATGATTGTTACCTACCTCGCCTTTCTCAATCTTGGGCTTCACCTCTTCCTGTCATGGCTCCTAACAATCAAGTTCCACCTTGGCTTGACTGGGGTCATGGGCTCTATGGTCATTGCCTATTGGATCCCTGTATTTGGCCAACTTGCCTTTGTCTTCTTTAGGGGTTGTCCACTAACATGGACAAGGTTCTCGTATGCTGCTTTTACTGGCCTAAGTGATATTGTCAAGCTTTCGCTATCATCTGGAGTGATGCTTTG tttggaaTTATGGTACAACACCATATTGGTTCTCCTCACCGGTTATATGAAGAATGCAGAGGTTGCTCTTGATGCTCTTTCAATATG CCTTAACATCAATGGGTGGGAGATGATGATTTCTCTTGGATTTTTGGCTGCAACAGG AGTGCGGGTGGCAAATGAACTTGGAGCTGGTAGTGCAAGAAGGGCCAAGTTTGCCATTTTCAATGTGGTCACTATTTCTTTCTGTATAGGATTGGTGTTGTTTgttctcttccttttctttcgtGGAAGCCTGGCATACATATTTACTGAAAGTCGAGCAGTAGCAGATGCCGTCGCTGATCTTTCTCCCCTTCTAGCTTTCTCAATTTTGTTGAATAGTGTTCAACCAGTGCTCTCAG GTGTCGCTATTGGATCGGGTTGGCAAAGTGTAGTTGCCTATGTCAATGTTACATCATACTACTTAATCGGTATTCCTCTTGGCATGATACTAGGCTATGTCATAGGTTTCCAAGTAAAG GGAATTTGGATTGGTATGCTTCTTGGAACGCTAGTCCAAACTCTTGTGCTTCTATTCATCACACTAAGGACTAACTGGCAAAAACAG gTACAAATTGCTCGAGAGAGAGTAAATAGGTGGTACATGGAGGAGAATGGAAGATCACAAAATTCGAGGGGAAATCCATGA
- the LOC102719335 gene encoding mechanosensitive ion channel protein 2, chloroplastic-like isoform X3 yields MLYGPSRYRALGVRSFALPVSLQEIPLVKSTSVALTRSCDTLLANPATALVVPAIGIIVFALWGFLPLMRDIRNRFDHGGNWKKSPTYLISSSYLQPLLLWTGATLICRALDPVVLPSAASQAVKTRLVTFVRSLSTVLAIAYILTSLIQQLQKFLVDMRNPNDSRNMGFDFTLKAVYTGIWIAAISLFMELLGFNTQKWITAGGFGTVLLTLAGREIFTNFLSSVMINATRPFVVNEWINTKIDGVEVSGIVEHVGWWSPTIIRGDDREAIYIPNHKFTVSILRNNTQRTHWRIKTYLALSHMDAAKVGIIVADMRKVLAKNPNIEQQRLHRRVFFEKIDPKTQALMIYISCFVKTSRFEEYLNVQEAVMLDLLRIVGHHKARLATQIRTVQKSYGNADIDNIPFGEEMYSRVRGRPLLIDTSARISDDKSKPHPASREEHKVKTVASTETKPASPDNASISNNSEKQEQKKSVAEDGHVKNSKNDQVTTSPWSENMDNVASTSKTGKGKTQGPEATERGDGSVSVANSKKETRPVFEDNIVLGLALDGSKRTLPIDDGTNPHLSLSETEQDTVEAASSPKDKKVQEKADQRNP; encoded by the exons ATGCTCTATGGGCCTTCTAGATATAGAGCCTTGGGTGTTAGATCTTTTGCATTGCCAGTTTCTTTACAGGAAATACCTTTGGTGAAGAGCACATCAGTAGCATTGACTAG GTCATGTGACACTTTGCTGGCAAATCCGGCTACTGCACTTGTGGTTCCTGCAATTGGAATAATTGTCTTTGCTCTATGGGGGTTCTTGCCTCTAATGAGGGACATTAGAAATCGTTTTGAT CATGGAGGCAACTGGAAGAAAAGCCCTACATACTTAATTTCTAGCTCGTACCTTCAACCGTTACTTCTATGGACAGGCGCAACACTTATCTGCAG GGCTTTGGATCCAGTTGTGTTGCCTTCAGCAGCAAGCCAAGCTGTTAAAACACGCCTTGTAACTTTTGTGAGATCATTGTCAACTGTCCTGGCCATTGCCTACATTCTGACGAG tttaattcaGCAGTTACAGAAATTTCTAGTGGACATGCGTAACCCCAACGATTCAAGAAAT ATGGGATTTGACTTCACATTGAAAGCTGTTTACACTGGTATTTGGATTGCTGCTATCTCTCTCTTTATGGAGTTGTTGGGTTTCAATACCCAGAAGTGGATTACTGCTGGAGGTTTTGGGACTGTATTGCTTACTCTTGCTGGTCGTGAG attTTTACAAACTTCCTCTCAAGTGTTATGATCAATGCCACACGTCCATTCGTAGTGAATGAATGGATCAATACAAAGATAGATGGTGTTGAAGTCTCTGGTATTGTTGAG CATGTTGGCTGGTGGTCTCCAACAATCATTAGAGGTGATGATAGAGAAGCTATATACATTCCTAACCATAAGTTCACAGTTTctattttgagaaataacaCTCAGAGGACCCATTGGCGTATTAAGACATACCTGGCTTTAAGCCACATGGATGCTGCAAAAGTTGGT ATAATTGTTGCGGACATGAGAAAAGTTTTGGCAAAGAATCCCAATATAGAGCAACAGAGGCTGCATAGGAGagtattttttgagaaaattgatCCAAAAACCCAAGCTCTTATG ATTTACATATCATGCTTTGTGAAGACATCTCGTTTTGAGGAGTATCTCAATGTCCAG GAAGCTGTTATGTTGGATCTTCTTAGAATTGTTGGCCATCATAAGGCAAGGCTTGCTACCCAGATTCGAACAGTTCAGAAATCTTATGGAAACGCAGACATAGATAACATTCCTTTCGGAGAGGAGATGTATAGTCGTGTACGTGGTCGCCCACTCTTGATTGATACCTCTGCAAGGATTAGTGATGACAAGTCTAAGCCTCATCCAGCATCCCGTGAAGAGCATAAAGTCAAGACAGTTGCTTCTACAGAGACTAAGCCAGCTTCACCTGATAATGCTAGTATAAGCAACAACTCGGAGAAGCAGGAACAGAAAAAATCAGTAGCAGAAGATGGTCACGTGAAGAATAGCAAGAATGATCAGGTGACTACTTCTCCATGGTCAGAAAATATGGATAATGTTGCATCAACTTCCAAGACTGGTAAAGGAAAGACTCAAGGACCTGAAGCCACAGAACGAGGAGATGGCTCTGTCTCTGTCGCTAATTCAAAGAAAGAAACGAGACCCGTCTTTGAAGACAACATTGTTCTGGGTTTAGCTCTTGATGGCTCCAAGAGGACATTACCAATTGATGACGGAACGAACCCTCATCTATCACTTTCTGAAACAGAGCAGGACACAGTCGAGGCTGCTTCATCACCCAAGGATAAGAAAGTCCAAGAAAAAGCTGACCAGAGGAATCCTTGA
- the LOC102719335 gene encoding mechanosensitive ion channel protein 2, chloroplastic-like isoform X2: MAVGVTSQLFQQVTASNRFCQTNKFRNPEMRSSLASTSLYTGQDCWGHNILDRNYRPMLYGPSRYRALGVRSFALPVSLQEIPLVKSTSVALTRSCDTLLANPATALVVPAIGIIVFALWGFLPLMRDIRNRFDHGGNWKKSPTYLISSSYLQPLLLWTGATLICRALDPVVLPSAASQAVKTRLVTFVRSLSTVLAIAYILTSLIQQLQKFLVDMRNPNDSRNMGFDFTLKAVYTGIWIAAISLFMELLGFNTQKWITAGGFGTVLLTLAGREIFTNFLSSVMINATRPFVVNEWINTKIDGVEVSGIVEHVGWWSPTIIRGDDREAIYIPNHKFTVSILRNNTQRTHWRIKTYLALSHMDAAKVGIIVADMRKVLAKNPNIEQQRLHRRVFFEKIDPKTQALMIYISCFVKTSRFEEYLNVQEAVMLDLLRIVGHHKARLATQIRTVQKSYGNADIDNIPFGEEMYSRVRGRPLLIDTSARISDDKSKPHPASREEHKVKTVASTETKPASPDNASISNNSEKQEQKKSVAEDGHVKNSKNDQVTTSPWSENMDNVASTSKTGKGKTQGPEATERGDGSVSVANSKKETRPVFEDNIVLGLALDGSKRTLPIDDGTNPHLSLSETEQDTVEAASSPKDKKVQEKADQRNP; this comes from the exons ATGGCTGTTGGAGTGACCTCTCAGCTATTCCAACAAGTGACTGCTTCCAACAGATTCTGCCAGACCAACAAATTCAGG AACCCAGAGATGCGAAGTTCTCTCGCATCCACTTCATTGTATACG GGGCAAGATTGCTGGGGCCATAACATATTGGATAGGAACTACAGGCCCATGCTCTATGGGCCTTCTAGATATAGAGCCTTGGGTGTTAGATCTTTTGCATTGCCAGTTTCTTTACAGGAAATACCTTTGGTGAAGAGCACATCAGTAGCATTGACTAG GTCATGTGACACTTTGCTGGCAAATCCGGCTACTGCACTTGTGGTTCCTGCAATTGGAATAATTGTCTTTGCTCTATGGGGGTTCTTGCCTCTAATGAGGGACATTAGAAATCGTTTTGAT CATGGAGGCAACTGGAAGAAAAGCCCTACATACTTAATTTCTAGCTCGTACCTTCAACCGTTACTTCTATGGACAGGCGCAACACTTATCTGCAG GGCTTTGGATCCAGTTGTGTTGCCTTCAGCAGCAAGCCAAGCTGTTAAAACACGCCTTGTAACTTTTGTGAGATCATTGTCAACTGTCCTGGCCATTGCCTACATTCTGACGAG tttaattcaGCAGTTACAGAAATTTCTAGTGGACATGCGTAACCCCAACGATTCAAGAAAT ATGGGATTTGACTTCACATTGAAAGCTGTTTACACTGGTATTTGGATTGCTGCTATCTCTCTCTTTATGGAGTTGTTGGGTTTCAATACCCAGAAGTGGATTACTGCTGGAGGTTTTGGGACTGTATTGCTTACTCTTGCTGGTCGTGAG attTTTACAAACTTCCTCTCAAGTGTTATGATCAATGCCACACGTCCATTCGTAGTGAATGAATGGATCAATACAAAGATAGATGGTGTTGAAGTCTCTGGTATTGTTGAG CATGTTGGCTGGTGGTCTCCAACAATCATTAGAGGTGATGATAGAGAAGCTATATACATTCCTAACCATAAGTTCACAGTTTctattttgagaaataacaCTCAGAGGACCCATTGGCGTATTAAGACATACCTGGCTTTAAGCCACATGGATGCTGCAAAAGTTGGT ATAATTGTTGCGGACATGAGAAAAGTTTTGGCAAAGAATCCCAATATAGAGCAACAGAGGCTGCATAGGAGagtattttttgagaaaattgatCCAAAAACCCAAGCTCTTATG ATTTACATATCATGCTTTGTGAAGACATCTCGTTTTGAGGAGTATCTCAATGTCCAG GAAGCTGTTATGTTGGATCTTCTTAGAATTGTTGGCCATCATAAGGCAAGGCTTGCTACCCAGATTCGAACAGTTCAGAAATCTTATGGAAACGCAGACATAGATAACATTCCTTTCGGAGAGGAGATGTATAGTCGTGTACGTGGTCGCCCACTCTTGATTGATACCTCTGCAAGGATTAGTGATGACAAGTCTAAGCCTCATCCAGCATCCCGTGAAGAGCATAAAGTCAAGACAGTTGCTTCTACAGAGACTAAGCCAGCTTCACCTGATAATGCTAGTATAAGCAACAACTCGGAGAAGCAGGAACAGAAAAAATCAGTAGCAGAAGATGGTCACGTGAAGAATAGCAAGAATGATCAGGTGACTACTTCTCCATGGTCAGAAAATATGGATAATGTTGCATCAACTTCCAAGACTGGTAAAGGAAAGACTCAAGGACCTGAAGCCACAGAACGAGGAGATGGCTCTGTCTCTGTCGCTAATTCAAAGAAAGAAACGAGACCCGTCTTTGAAGACAACATTGTTCTGGGTTTAGCTCTTGATGGCTCCAAGAGGACATTACCAATTGATGACGGAACGAACCCTCATCTATCACTTTCTGAAACAGAGCAGGACACAGTCGAGGCTGCTTCATCACCCAAGGATAAGAAAGTCCAAGAAAAAGCTGACCAGAGGAATCCTTGA
- the LOC102719335 gene encoding mechanosensitive ion channel protein 2, chloroplastic-like isoform X1, translating to MAVGVTSQLFQQVTASNRFCQTNKFRNPEMRSSLASTSLYTVRNGQDCWGHNILDRNYRPMLYGPSRYRALGVRSFALPVSLQEIPLVKSTSVALTRSCDTLLANPATALVVPAIGIIVFALWGFLPLMRDIRNRFDHGGNWKKSPTYLISSSYLQPLLLWTGATLICRALDPVVLPSAASQAVKTRLVTFVRSLSTVLAIAYILTSLIQQLQKFLVDMRNPNDSRNMGFDFTLKAVYTGIWIAAISLFMELLGFNTQKWITAGGFGTVLLTLAGREIFTNFLSSVMINATRPFVVNEWINTKIDGVEVSGIVEHVGWWSPTIIRGDDREAIYIPNHKFTVSILRNNTQRTHWRIKTYLALSHMDAAKVGIIVADMRKVLAKNPNIEQQRLHRRVFFEKIDPKTQALMIYISCFVKTSRFEEYLNVQEAVMLDLLRIVGHHKARLATQIRTVQKSYGNADIDNIPFGEEMYSRVRGRPLLIDTSARISDDKSKPHPASREEHKVKTVASTETKPASPDNASISNNSEKQEQKKSVAEDGHVKNSKNDQVTTSPWSENMDNVASTSKTGKGKTQGPEATERGDGSVSVANSKKETRPVFEDNIVLGLALDGSKRTLPIDDGTNPHLSLSETEQDTVEAASSPKDKKVQEKADQRNP from the exons ATGGCTGTTGGAGTGACCTCTCAGCTATTCCAACAAGTGACTGCTTCCAACAGATTCTGCCAGACCAACAAATTCAGG AACCCAGAGATGCGAAGTTCTCTCGCATCCACTTCATTGTATACGGTCCGTAAT GGGCAAGATTGCTGGGGCCATAACATATTGGATAGGAACTACAGGCCCATGCTCTATGGGCCTTCTAGATATAGAGCCTTGGGTGTTAGATCTTTTGCATTGCCAGTTTCTTTACAGGAAATACCTTTGGTGAAGAGCACATCAGTAGCATTGACTAG GTCATGTGACACTTTGCTGGCAAATCCGGCTACTGCACTTGTGGTTCCTGCAATTGGAATAATTGTCTTTGCTCTATGGGGGTTCTTGCCTCTAATGAGGGACATTAGAAATCGTTTTGAT CATGGAGGCAACTGGAAGAAAAGCCCTACATACTTAATTTCTAGCTCGTACCTTCAACCGTTACTTCTATGGACAGGCGCAACACTTATCTGCAG GGCTTTGGATCCAGTTGTGTTGCCTTCAGCAGCAAGCCAAGCTGTTAAAACACGCCTTGTAACTTTTGTGAGATCATTGTCAACTGTCCTGGCCATTGCCTACATTCTGACGAG tttaattcaGCAGTTACAGAAATTTCTAGTGGACATGCGTAACCCCAACGATTCAAGAAAT ATGGGATTTGACTTCACATTGAAAGCTGTTTACACTGGTATTTGGATTGCTGCTATCTCTCTCTTTATGGAGTTGTTGGGTTTCAATACCCAGAAGTGGATTACTGCTGGAGGTTTTGGGACTGTATTGCTTACTCTTGCTGGTCGTGAG attTTTACAAACTTCCTCTCAAGTGTTATGATCAATGCCACACGTCCATTCGTAGTGAATGAATGGATCAATACAAAGATAGATGGTGTTGAAGTCTCTGGTATTGTTGAG CATGTTGGCTGGTGGTCTCCAACAATCATTAGAGGTGATGATAGAGAAGCTATATACATTCCTAACCATAAGTTCACAGTTTctattttgagaaataacaCTCAGAGGACCCATTGGCGTATTAAGACATACCTGGCTTTAAGCCACATGGATGCTGCAAAAGTTGGT ATAATTGTTGCGGACATGAGAAAAGTTTTGGCAAAGAATCCCAATATAGAGCAACAGAGGCTGCATAGGAGagtattttttgagaaaattgatCCAAAAACCCAAGCTCTTATG ATTTACATATCATGCTTTGTGAAGACATCTCGTTTTGAGGAGTATCTCAATGTCCAG GAAGCTGTTATGTTGGATCTTCTTAGAATTGTTGGCCATCATAAGGCAAGGCTTGCTACCCAGATTCGAACAGTTCAGAAATCTTATGGAAACGCAGACATAGATAACATTCCTTTCGGAGAGGAGATGTATAGTCGTGTACGTGGTCGCCCACTCTTGATTGATACCTCTGCAAGGATTAGTGATGACAAGTCTAAGCCTCATCCAGCATCCCGTGAAGAGCATAAAGTCAAGACAGTTGCTTCTACAGAGACTAAGCCAGCTTCACCTGATAATGCTAGTATAAGCAACAACTCGGAGAAGCAGGAACAGAAAAAATCAGTAGCAGAAGATGGTCACGTGAAGAATAGCAAGAATGATCAGGTGACTACTTCTCCATGGTCAGAAAATATGGATAATGTTGCATCAACTTCCAAGACTGGTAAAGGAAAGACTCAAGGACCTGAAGCCACAGAACGAGGAGATGGCTCTGTCTCTGTCGCTAATTCAAAGAAAGAAACGAGACCCGTCTTTGAAGACAACATTGTTCTGGGTTTAGCTCTTGATGGCTCCAAGAGGACATTACCAATTGATGACGGAACGAACCCTCATCTATCACTTTCTGAAACAGAGCAGGACACAGTCGAGGCTGCTTCATCACCCAAGGATAAGAAAGTCCAAGAAAAAGCTGACCAGAGGAATCCTTGA
- the LOC107305208 gene encoding GDSL esterase/lipase At1g71250-like translates to MALLPLRHLLLLLLRLVVSGQASSPATALFVLGDSTASCAATTLPLNLSSFSSSGKCLFPSAHRLLPDLIAAKMGLPPPPLIVTLNGTAAEAARGVNFAGDEGGGGAIFRMGAVGQQLRLATETLQLLRLEAATPQDADAAAAGAVFVLSFGTDAYARLLSRGSEADASAPKHGRRGFARLLADRVARTVAELYEAGARRTAVMGVAPLGCAPRVMWEGLHLVDGRSCVEEANELVQGYNARVAAELEALRPRLPGADVVFCDIYKGMMEIITHPARYGFDEVRKACCGLGPFGGTMGCLTKEMVCPTPQRHVWWDLYSPTEAATNLLANWSWSALPNSNTSICRHVNLEMLAGRIIHFFS, encoded by the exons ATGGCGCTCCTCCCCCTGCGGCAcctgcttctgctgcttctCCGCCTCGTCGTCTCCGGCCAGGCCTCGTCTCCTGCCACCGCGCTCTTCGTCCTCGGCGACTCCACCGCCAGCTGCGCTGCCACCACACTCCCCCTCAACCTCTCCTCCTTCAGCTCCTCCGGCAAATGCCTCTTCCCCTCcgcccaccgcctcctccccgaccTCATCG CCGCCAAGATGGgcctcccgccgcctcccctcatCGTGACGCTcaacggcacggcggcggaggcggcaagAGGCGTCAACTTcgcgggcgacgagggcggaggcggcgcgatCTTCCGCATGGGCGCCGTGGGGCAGCAGCTGCGGCTGGCCACCGAGacgctgcagctgctgcggcTGGAGGCCGCGACGCCGCAGgacgcggacgcggcggcggcgggcgcggtgTTCGTCCTGTCCTTCGGCACCGACGCGTACGCGCGGCTGCTCTCCCGCGGGTCGGAGGCCGACGCGTCGGCGCCCAAgcacggccgccgcggcttcgcccgcctcctcgccgaccgcGTCGCGCGCACCGTCGCG GAGCTGTACGAGGCGGgggcgaggaggacggcggtgATGGGGGTGGCGCCGCTGGGGTGCGCGCCGCGGGTTATGTGGGAGGGGCTGCACCTCGTGGACGGCCGCAGCTGCGTGGAGGAGGCGAACGAGCTCGTCCAGGGGTACAACGccagggtggcggcggagctggaGGCGCTGCGGCCGCGCCTCCCCGGCGCCGACGTCGTCTTCTGCGACATCTACAAGGGGATGATGGAGATCATCACCCATCCCGCCAGATACG GATTTGATGAGGTGAGGAAGGCGTGCTGTGGGCTGGGCCCATTCGGGGGGACGATGGGGTGCTTGACGAAGGAGATGGTGTGCCCCACTCCACAGAGACACGTCTGGTGGGACCTCTACAGCCCCACCGAGGCAGCGACCAACCTCCTCGCAAATTGGTCGTggtcagccttgcccaactcTAACACCAGCATCTGTCGTCATGTTAACCTGGAAATGTTAGCTGGTCGTATTAtacattttttctcttaa